The stretch of DNA ATCGCGAAGGCGTTACTGCTGTGTGGCAATCTGATTTAACTCATTTTGGACATTTGGACCATTAAAGCATCGCATTAgctgacattattttaaagtcTTAATAGATTTTCAAAATCCTACtgatttttttatgatttaaacCGTGTCAAATATGGTATTTAGTTTAAAGTCCAGGTTGTGTGGGCTAAATTGTAACTTTCTGCATCCATCAGTGATAACTGTTGCTAGtactaaatacataaaataacaacaataaaatgtgtaaattaaaaaaatcaaataataatgttctGACCTGGAAGTAGATAACGATGATGAGTACAAACAGGACCAGTATCACCAGTACAACCACAGGAACACTGACTGGTGCCGACCTCtcatcaccttcctcctcctcctcctcatcatcaccccGGTGTGCAATCTGTCCCTGAGCCGCCGGCACGGGACAGTCGGAGCTGCCTGTGGACAAAAAGGAAATGGATGACGTGAGAGTGAGACGGGAGAGTGAGActgagagtgagacaggaaggTCTCGGTGCGGGCCGTCCCACCTAAGACGTGAACCAGCGTGCCGTTGCCGGTGAGCCGCCGGTACGGCGGCGGGAAGAAGATCTCGATGTCGCAGCGGTACAAATCCGTGTCCGCGGCCCTCAGTCCGGTCACCGTCACCTCCACGGCGCCCTCTGTCATCTGAGCCGAGCactgcacctgaaacacacgTTTCGGTCCAGTTTCATTCCATGCAGATAacaaatggtcttttttttaatatatatatcgtgatatattaatatattactgTCAAGTGGAACAACGGCAAATAAGAGGCTACACACGGAAAATAAAGGATTCCAAATATTCTAAGGGCCAATTACGCAGGTAGAAAGGAAAGGTGACGGGGGGCGCCTCTACACCCACTGGTTCTGATGGCGTTGAAAAGGCGTGAATATGCACGTTTTGTGTTCTTTGAATGTGTGAAGACAACCCTTACACGTGTACCGCAGTCACAAATGTTGATTTAAGACGGAacaatctcttcttttttttactcagcACACATAATGCTCCCTTCTAGCCGTTGGACAGTGTGAACTCTGGCGCCACCCTCAGGCCAGAAAGATGAATTGACATACATTTAGCTGAATGCATTCATGTTACCCACAATCACTTTGTAAAGCCCCCCTCAGGATGGATGGACTTTTCCTCCATCACGACCAAGCCGACAATGTTACTCCAACTTTAAGGATCTTGAAATAGCAAAACTGGATCTATGTTGCAAATGCATCCATCGCTTTTGTGCTGTTATGTGTCAGGAAGGAACACTGCTGGgagaccttttttaaaaataaatgtaaatactcaaACAATCAGAAGTGCCTCTTTGGATGAGATGAAACCCAATGAAGTGCCTCTTCAGTGGCCCGATGTGCCTCCCAGTAGAGAACATGTCCTGTGGGCTCTACAGGCTAgaaagatttctatgtttgagtCCAACTCGTTTGCGCTTGTGACCTTTAAGAATATTTTTACTTGagctttattatttttgccatgtttttttcttttttgctgcgTGTGTTCATTAAAAGAAGAGTCTTCTTCTTTCAATTTCATCTGTTGGTTtaattgacctttgacccgggATATTATGATTATGGTGAGGTCAGTTCACACAGAtccaataaaaatgttgttggcTGTAGAAGATGATGATTCTCTGGGTTCTTTTatgaattatataatataataagaataataaaaatgttgttggcTGTAGAAGATGATGATTCTCTGGGTTCTTTTatgaattatataatataataagaataataaaaatgttgctGGCTGTAGAAGATGATGATTCTCTGGGTTCTTTTatgaattatataataataataataataaaaatggtgTTGGCTGTAGTAGATGATGATTCTCTTGGTTCTCTTATGaattatataacaataataataataacaatgttgcTGGCTGTAGAAGATGATGGTTCTCTTGGTTCTTTTatgaattatataataataataataataataataataataattgtttttgaatGCAATTTGTTTTGAGGCTTTTATTATATAGAGCACTTTTAATTGCCTTGTGGCTGTAATCAGTAAACTTGCCTCAAGTATTTGGTTAATTCATGACTATCTAAGAGAAGATCAAAGTTCAGGGAATATCATTATAGAATATGTATTAACTGTTAAAcatcaggactgtgtgtgtggttggatcAGAATTAATCAAGTGACATCATCATTTTCCCATGTTCATAAAATCTCTCTCGTGAAATATGCAAAACTGTAgtaactttgtgttttttgacgCAGGACGGCCGTCTGTTACCAGGAAGCCGGTACACAACATGTCCTCTAAGATGTCCTCCCTCTAGTTTGAGTTGTAATGCGTTACCGTCCGCCCACCCTCACGCTCACCTCTCCCCGGTGCTCCACGGCCGGCTCCCTCTGCCCGGTGAGGGTGAGGATGGACGAGCAGGCCTCCCGGGCGCCGTAGAGGCCTTTGAGCAGAGTGACGCGCAGCTCCTCGGGGTCGGGGTGAGGGTAAGGCGGGGTGAGGTCGTGGGAGGGTCGCGGTTGGACCAGGCACTTCACCTGCGCCTCCCCGTTGGCGCTCACCACTCTGTAGGGCTGGATGACCttcacagctggaggaggagacggggaaggtCGGGTGGAGGCAGATAAAAGAGAAGTCAGAGAGTTTTGACCCCATGATTAGACACTTTATAgaacctccatccatccatccattatcagccgcttatccggggttgggtcgcggtggcagcaggttcagcaggccgacccaggcttccctctcacccgcaacactttccagctcattctgggggatcccgaggcgttccaaggccagccgggagatataatccctccagcgtgtcctcggtcttccccggggcctcctaccagttggacgtgcccggaaaacctctaatgggaggcgtccaggaggcatcctgactagatgcccgaaccacctcagctgactcctttcgacacgaaggagcagcgactcgactccaagctcccccctgatgtccgagctccttaccctatctctaaggctgagcccggccaccctacggaggaagctcatttcggccgcttgtatccgagatctcgttctttcggtcacgacccagagttcgtgaccataggtaagggttggaacgtagaccgaccagtaaatggagagctttgccttccggctcagctccctcttcaccaagacggaccggtacagcgcctgttttactgctgcagccgcaccgatccgcctatcgatctcccgctccaccttaccctcactcgtgaacaagaccccgagatacttgaactccttcgcttggggtaggcagtttgcccccacctggagggagcaatccgacggtttccggcagagcaccatggcctcagatttggaggtgctaactctcatccctgccgcttcgcactcggctgcaaaacgccccagtgaatgctggaggtcacggtccgaggaggcaaacaggaccacatcatccgcgaacagcagagaggcgatcccgagactcccgaaccggatcctctccgccccctggctgcacctagatatcctgtccgtgaaggtcacgaacaggaccggtgataaagggcagccctggtggaggccaacacccaccgctccgggagggtgccccggtttcccttgtccgggcaaggtagcttcagtccgtgggctgctgttcatcagggtttattgaaccgctcttagtctgggctctcccccgagacctgtttgccttgggagaccctaccaggggctgatgccccggacaacatagctcccaggatcactgagccactcaaactcctccaccacgttaaggtggcgattcataggaggagaacATAATTAACATATTATAGCTTTCTGCAATGGAGCAAAATACtcactttaaagtttaaaggtCAGAGGTGGACAGTGGAAAAATGGTCATTGGctgcttatttttctttttcacagttacgtaaaagataataaatgtcattactatactttattttattttattaaaattaatcAGCTCTGCCAGAGGTGACGTACAAAAATCCTAAAGAACTCTGCACACCCACacgtcacttcctgtgtttaaAGATGAAGGTCGTGTGGTTCCACAGCAGCGCTGCAGGTTCACGCACGTTCTCcacatatcaaaataaaataacaacccGACACTATTTAACAGTTAAACGTTTGACATGTCGTTTAATGGCGTTCCCGCACAtgagaaaaaagtatttctgtatttgctgctcttaaattaatt from Cyclopterus lumpus isolate fCycLum1 chromosome 21, fCycLum1.pri, whole genome shotgun sequence encodes:
- the LOC117750771 gene encoding cytotoxic T-lymphocyte protein 4-like; translation: MLLAHCVMPWVVLTVLSRPAWSAVKVIQPYRVVSANGEAQVKCLVQPRPSHDLTPPYPHPDPEELRVTLLKGLYGAREACSSILTLTGQREPAVEHRGEVQCSAQMTEGAVEVTVTGLRAADTDLYRCDIEIFFPPPYRRLTGNGTLVHVLGSSDCPVPAAQGQIAHRGDDEEEEEEGDERSAPVSVPVVVLVILVLFVLIIVIYFQARQWERGRREAVGPVPAAALPC